A genomic segment from Agrobacterium vitis encodes:
- a CDS encoding accessory factor UbiK family protein yields MSTGTSRIMDEFAKLMTDAAGAAQGVRKEAETALHAQAERWLNSLDVVRREEFDVVREMALKALEENEALKARIEALEKQTGGSAPVTTDPAL; encoded by the coding sequence ATGAGCACCGGAACAAGCCGTATCATGGATGAATTCGCCAAGTTGATGACCGATGCCGCGGGCGCCGCCCAGGGCGTGCGCAAGGAAGCGGAAACCGCCTTGCATGCCCAGGCCGAACGCTGGCTGAACAGCCTGGACGTGGTGCGCCGCGAGGAATTCGACGTGGTGCGCGAAATGGCGTTGAAGGCATTGGAAGAAAACGAAGCCCTCAAGGCCCGAATCGAGGCGCTGGAAAAGCAGACGGGCGGCAGTGCGCCTGTGACCACCGATCCGGCCCTTTAA
- the lgt gene encoding prolipoprotein diacylglyceryl transferase, translating to MNTVASLFAILPYPQIDPIALSIGPVAIRWYGLAYVTGILIGWWLARRMIANLSLWPGNTTPITEKHLDDFLVWAAIGIVLGGRIGYILFYDLQPVLDNPLVALEIWRGGMSFHGGLTGATLAMIVFARRNGLPVWMLFDLVACVAPIGLFFGRIANFINGELWGRISDVAWAMQFPTGGPFTRHPSQLYEAALEGLVLFVLLQVLVRRFHALKTSGVISGVFICGYALARIFVEFFREPDEQLGYLAGGWLTMGMVLSLPMLALGLWAIWRARRAGRNHQTSGLKG from the coding sequence TTGAACACAGTAGCCAGCCTTTTCGCCATTCTGCCCTATCCGCAGATCGACCCGATTGCGCTCAGCATCGGCCCCGTTGCCATTCGCTGGTATGGACTGGCCTATGTTACGGGCATTCTCATCGGCTGGTGGCTGGCGCGCCGGATGATCGCCAATCTGTCGCTCTGGCCCGGCAACACCACGCCGATCACCGAAAAGCATCTGGATGACTTTCTGGTCTGGGCGGCCATCGGCATCGTGCTGGGCGGGCGGATTGGCTATATCCTGTTCTATGATCTGCAACCGGTGCTGGACAATCCGCTGGTGGCGCTGGAAATCTGGCGCGGCGGCATGTCCTTCCATGGCGGCCTGACTGGGGCTACGCTGGCAATGATCGTCTTTGCCCGCCGCAACGGTCTGCCCGTGTGGATGCTGTTCGACCTCGTGGCCTGTGTTGCACCCATCGGTCTTTTCTTCGGCCGGATCGCCAATTTCATCAACGGCGAATTGTGGGGCCGAATCAGCGATGTAGCCTGGGCCATGCAGTTCCCGACCGGCGGCCCCTTCACTCGCCATCCAAGTCAGCTTTATGAAGCAGCACTGGAAGGCCTCGTGCTGTTTGTGCTGCTGCAAGTGCTCGTCCGCCGGTTCCACGCGCTGAAAACCTCAGGCGTTATCAGCGGCGTATTTATCTGCGGCTATGCGCTGGCGCGTATTTTTGTTGAATTTTTCCGGGAACCAGATGAGCAGCTCGGCTATCTGGCAGGTGGTTGGTTAACCATGGGCATGGTACTCTCGCTGCCGATGCTGGCGCTGGGGCTGTGGGCTATCTGGCGGGCAAGACGTGCCGGGCGCAACCACCAGACGTCAGGACTAAAAGGATGA
- a CDS encoding class I SAM-dependent methyltransferase — protein sequence MTTTLGDKIKALIRLNGPLSVTDYFALCLADPEFGYYKTREPFGTSGDFITGPEISQIFGEMIGVFIVHAWQRHGLPAPVRLAEVGPGRGTMMSDMLRVIARLAPDLYRDSTVHLVETSDRLRQIQRNSLEPHIEKIDWHDSFGDVPEGFVLVVANELFDAIPIRQFVKLGPHYRERMVSLGVDDELIFSTGVATLDPALLPPGASAQPDGTVFEFSPARRAVMTAMCERLKAEGGAALIIDYGHISTGFGDTLQALRAHDYDPPLANPGIADLTSHVDFEDLARTAIAAGVTPSGCLRQGDFLLGLGIKERAGILGRGKDEATQIELAEVVNRLAGAGVGRMGELFKVLALSSPTLSLAPFRPLPQADL from the coding sequence ATGACCACCACGCTTGGTGATAAGATCAAGGCGCTCATCCGGTTGAACGGTCCGTTGAGCGTCACGGACTACTTTGCTCTTTGCCTCGCCGATCCGGAATTCGGCTATTACAAGACCCGTGAGCCGTTCGGCACTTCGGGCGATTTCATCACCGGGCCGGAAATCAGCCAGATCTTCGGGGAGATGATCGGGGTTTTCATCGTCCATGCCTGGCAGCGCCATGGCCTGCCCGCCCCCGTGCGGCTGGCCGAGGTCGGCCCCGGACGCGGCACGATGATGAGTGACATGCTTCGGGTGATCGCCCGGCTTGCCCCTGACCTCTACCGGGATTCCACCGTGCATCTGGTGGAAACCAGCGACCGGCTGCGCCAGATCCAGCGCAACAGCCTGGAACCACATATCGAAAAGATTGACTGGCATGACAGCTTTGGCGATGTGCCGGAAGGCTTCGTGCTGGTGGTGGCCAACGAGCTGTTCGACGCCATTCCCATCCGCCAGTTCGTCAAGCTCGGTCCGCATTACCGCGAACGGATGGTCAGCCTCGGCGTGGACGACGAGCTGATCTTTTCGACCGGGGTTGCGACGCTTGATCCTGCTCTTCTGCCGCCGGGCGCCAGCGCCCAGCCTGATGGCACGGTGTTTGAATTTTCACCGGCCCGCCGCGCGGTGATGACCGCCATGTGCGAGCGGCTGAAAGCCGAAGGCGGCGCGGCTCTGATTATCGATTACGGCCATATCTCCACTGGTTTCGGCGATACGCTGCAAGCCTTGCGCGCCCATGATTACGATCCGCCGCTGGCCAATCCCGGCATTGCCGACCTGACCAGCCATGTCGATTTCGAGGATCTGGCCCGCACCGCCATTGCCGCCGGGGTCACGCCCAGCGGCTGCCTGCGCCAGGGCGATTTCCTGCTCGGCCTTGGCATCAAGGAACGCGCCGGCATTCTGGGACGCGGCAAGGACGAGGCCACCCAGATCGAGCTGGCGGAGGTCGTCAACCGGCTGGCCGGTGCTGGCGTCGGGCGGATGGGCGAATTGTTCAAGGTACTGGCCCTCTCCAGCCCCACCCTGTCGCTCGCCCCGTTCCGGCCCCTGCCCCAGGCGGACCTTTAG
- the pgeF gene encoding peptidoglycan editing factor PgeF, translated as MPSSTHDVAHLQPETRPSPLQSALLAPCESAGIAHGFFTRHGGVSTGIYAGLNIGLGSNDNPAHVHENRARVAGWFGGEEADLVTVHQVHSPNVVTVTEPFGSQRPQVDAMVTDRPGLILGALAADCGPILFADPVNRIIGAAHAGWKGALTGVLENTIKAMIALGAARTSIVATLGPSISAKAYEVGPEFVERFLAHDTAYQQFFTPSTKPGHSMFDLPGFTVKRLTDAGIAADMLGLCTYGDPEQFFSYRRTTHASEPDYGRQISAIMLQGPRV; from the coding sequence ATGCCGTCCTCGACACACGATGTGGCCCACCTTCAGCCCGAAACCAGACCATCCCCCTTGCAAAGCGCCCTTCTGGCTCCCTGCGAGTCGGCAGGCATTGCCCACGGCTTTTTCACCCGGCATGGCGGCGTTTCCACCGGCATTTACGCGGGGCTGAATATCGGGCTCGGCTCGAATGACAATCCGGCGCATGTGCATGAAAACCGCGCCCGGGTGGCGGGCTGGTTTGGTGGAGAAGAGGCGGATCTTGTCACGGTCCATCAGGTCCATTCTCCCAATGTGGTGACGGTGACAGAGCCTTTCGGGTCGCAACGGCCACAGGTCGATGCCATGGTCACCGACCGGCCCGGCCTTATCCTGGGGGCGCTTGCCGCCGATTGCGGACCGATCCTGTTTGCCGATCCGGTCAACCGCATCATCGGGGCTGCCCATGCCGGATGGAAGGGCGCCCTGACCGGTGTGCTGGAAAACACCATCAAGGCGATGATCGCGCTTGGCGCTGCCCGCACCAGCATCGTCGCCACGCTTGGCCCGTCGATCAGCGCGAAGGCCTATGAGGTTGGCCCGGAATTCGTCGAACGGTTTCTGGCCCATGATACCGCCTATCAGCAGTTCTTCACGCCTTCGACCAAACCCGGCCATTCAATGTTCGACCTGCCGGGCTTTACGGTAAAACGATTGACGGATGCCGGGATTGCCGCCGACATGCTTGGCCTCTGCACCTATGGCGACCCGGAGCAATTCTTCTCCTATCGCCGCACCACCCACGCCAGTGAGCCGGACTACGGCCGCCAGATCTCCGCCATCATGCTTCAGGGGCCTCGTGTATGA
- a CDS encoding M24 family metallopeptidase, with amino-acid sequence MTLHFSNAEYAARLDRLTNRMREQKLDAMLLFAQESMYWLTGYDTFGYCFFQTLVVKADGSMTLLTRSADLRQARQTSTIDNILIWVDRTNADPTSDLKDLLNDLDLLGCRLGIEYDTHGMTGRVARLLDNQLLSFGELIDASMLVSELRLIKSAEEIAYVEKAASLADDALDAALPLISAGGDEAAILAAMQGAVFAGGGDYPANEFIIGSGQDALLCRYKAGRRTLSANDQLTLEWAGASAHYHVAMMRTVLVGEPSPRHRELYAACREAIQEIETVLRPGHTFGDVFETHARVLDERGLTRHRLNACGYSLGARFSPSWMEHQMFHIGNPQQILPDMSLFIHMIIMDSERETAMTLGHTYLTTEGAPRALSRHPLDLIVKA; translated from the coding sequence ATGACTTTGCATTTTTCAAACGCCGAATACGCCGCCCGGCTGGACCGCCTGACCAACAGGATGCGCGAACAGAAGCTGGATGCCATGCTGCTGTTTGCCCAGGAAAGTATGTATTGGCTCACCGGCTATGACACGTTCGGCTATTGCTTCTTTCAGACGCTGGTGGTGAAGGCCGATGGCTCTATGACGCTTCTGACCCGTTCGGCGGATCTGCGTCAGGCGCGCCAGACCTCGACCATCGACAATATCCTGATCTGGGTTGACCGTACCAATGCCGATCCGACCAGCGACCTGAAGGATCTGCTCAACGATCTCGACCTGCTCGGCTGCCGGCTGGGCATCGAATATGACACCCATGGCATGACCGGACGGGTCGCTCGGCTGCTCGACAATCAATTGCTGAGCTTTGGTGAATTGATCGACGCCTCGATGCTGGTCAGCGAATTGCGGCTGATCAAGAGCGCGGAAGAGATTGCCTATGTCGAAAAGGCTGCCAGTCTGGCCGATGACGCGCTGGATGCGGCCCTGCCGCTGATTTCAGCCGGGGGCGACGAGGCCGCCATTCTCGCTGCCATGCAGGGTGCTGTTTTTGCTGGCGGCGGCGATTATCCGGCCAATGAATTCATCATCGGCTCCGGTCAGGATGCACTGCTGTGCCGCTACAAGGCAGGCCGCCGCACGTTGTCGGCCAATGACCAGCTGACGCTGGAATGGGCTGGCGCTTCTGCCCATTACCATGTCGCCATGATGCGCACCGTGTTGGTCGGCGAACCCTCGCCCCGCCACCGTGAACTTTACGCCGCCTGCCGCGAGGCGATCCAGGAAATCGAAACCGTGCTGCGGCCCGGCCATACCTTCGGCGATGTATTCGAGACCCATGCCAGGGTACTGGACGAGCGCGGACTGACCCGCCACCGGCTGAACGCCTGCGGCTATTCGCTGGGCGCCCGCTTCTCCCCGTCCTGGATGGAGCACCAGATGTTCCACATCGGCAATCCGCAGCAAATCCTGCCTGATATGTCGCTGTTCATCCACATGATCATCATGGATTCTGAACGCGAAACCGCGATGACGCTCGGCCATACCTATCTGACCACCGAAGGGGCGCCACGCGCGCTGTCGCGTCATCCGCTGGACCTGATCGTCAAGGCGTGA
- a CDS encoding LysE family translocator, whose amino-acid sequence MDLLSIAIFAGALLLNAGTPGPSIAALVSRVLTSGWRDVIPFVAAMWIGEVIWLTMAMAGLTALAQTFQFGFHVLKWLGVAYLCWLAFKMWRMPMGGDADNLPRRSSQWSMFGAGMALTLGNPKIMVFYLALLPSLIDLSATGVREWAILAIVTLVTLAAIDLTWTFFAHKARLLLRTPRATRLANRLGAVALGGAAAAIATRN is encoded by the coding sequence ATGGATTTATTATCGATTGCCATCTTCGCAGGGGCGCTGCTCCTTAATGCGGGCACTCCTGGTCCGAGTATTGCCGCGCTGGTCTCGCGTGTGCTCACCAGCGGTTGGCGCGATGTTATTCCTTTTGTCGCTGCCATGTGGATCGGAGAGGTGATCTGGCTCACCATGGCAATGGCTGGCCTGACAGCGTTGGCACAGACCTTCCAGTTTGGCTTTCATGTCTTGAAATGGCTAGGAGTTGCCTATCTCTGCTGGCTGGCTTTCAAGATGTGGCGCATGCCGATGGGTGGCGATGCTGACAATCTTCCTCGGAGAAGCTCGCAGTGGTCAATGTTCGGTGCGGGTATGGCCCTTACCTTGGGCAATCCAAAGATTATGGTGTTCTACCTTGCCCTTCTTCCATCCTTGATTGACCTTTCGGCGACAGGAGTTCGGGAATGGGCGATCCTTGCCATCGTCACACTGGTTACACTGGCTGCAATTGATCTGACTTGGACCTTCTTCGCCCACAAGGCGCGGCTTCTCTTACGAACGCCTCGTGCCACAAGGCTTGCCAACCGGCTTGGAGCTGTCGCTTTAGGTGGGGCCGCAGCCGCGATTGCGACTCGAAACTGA
- a CDS encoding GDSL-type esterase/lipase family protein — protein sequence MRICFFGDSFTHDVGDEEGLGWRGRIVARLLKERPNLTAYDLGIRRDTSADISNRWEMEALVRLPQGYQHRLAFCFGTNDCADDGSGIRRVSYAETVKNTHAILARSAALAPTILIGPPPILDDPTADHRIEELEPALQSIAEQYNIPFIPMLDTLRHAPQWTQGAAAGDGTHPDRAGYAFMADCIWKWSAFSAWVDSFDNQHSS from the coding sequence TTGCGGATTTGTTTTTTCGGTGACAGCTTCACGCATGACGTAGGCGACGAAGAAGGGTTGGGGTGGCGCGGGCGTATCGTCGCTAGACTACTCAAAGAACGGCCGAATCTTACTGCCTATGATCTCGGTATCCGGCGCGACACCAGCGCTGATATTTCAAATCGTTGGGAAATGGAGGCTCTGGTGCGCCTCCCGCAGGGCTATCAGCATCGTCTCGCCTTTTGTTTTGGTACGAACGACTGTGCTGACGATGGAAGCGGAATACGCCGCGTCTCTTACGCCGAAACGGTCAAGAACACACATGCTATCCTTGCGCGATCTGCTGCGTTGGCTCCGACAATTCTGATCGGACCGCCACCCATTCTAGACGACCCGACAGCAGATCATAGAATTGAGGAACTTGAGCCTGCTTTGCAATCCATTGCAGAGCAATACAATATTCCTTTCATACCGATGCTCGACACCTTACGACATGCGCCTCAATGGACCCAAGGTGCTGCAGCGGGAGATGGTACTCACCCGGATAGAGCCGGATATGCCTTTATGGCTGATTGTATTTGGAAATGGTCTGCTTTCTCCGCTTGGGTAGATAGTTTTGACAACCAACATTCGAGCTGA
- a CDS encoding ribose-phosphate pyrophosphokinase, with the protein MKVFAGNSNRQLAEAVCKYLNVPLGKASVRRFADQEIFVEIQENVRGEDIFIVQSTSFPTNDHLMELLIMIDAFRRSSARRITAVIPYFGYARQDRRASGRTPISAKLVANLITEAGADRVLTLDLHAGQIQGFFDIPTDNLFAAPVLARDVKEHYDLANLMVVSPDVGGVVRARALAKRLDCLLAIVDKRRDRPGESEVMNIIGDVEGKDCILIDDIVDSGGTLCNAAEAMLNMGAASVTAYITHGVLSGGAVTRVTSSKLRELVITDSIQPTVAVQSAHNIRVLSTATLLGEAINRTSAEASVSSLFD; encoded by the coding sequence ATGAAGGTCTTCGCAGGTAATTCGAACCGGCAACTTGCTGAAGCGGTCTGTAAATATCTCAATGTTCCCCTTGGAAAAGCCAGTGTTCGGCGCTTTGCGGACCAGGAAATCTTCGTGGAAATTCAGGAAAACGTGCGTGGCGAGGATATCTTCATCGTCCAGTCGACGTCGTTTCCGACCAATGACCACCTGATGGAACTGCTGATCATGATCGACGCCTTCCGCCGTTCTTCGGCGCGGCGGATCACAGCCGTCATTCCCTATTTCGGCTATGCCCGCCAGGACCGTCGCGCCTCTGGCCGCACACCGATCTCGGCGAAGCTGGTTGCCAACCTGATCACCGAGGCGGGCGCCGACCGTGTTCTGACGCTTGATCTGCATGCCGGCCAGATCCAGGGCTTTTTCGATATCCCGACCGACAACCTTTTTGCAGCACCCGTCCTTGCCCGTGACGTCAAGGAACATTACGACCTTGCCAATCTGATGGTCGTTTCACCTGACGTCGGCGGCGTGGTGCGTGCGCGTGCGCTTGCCAAGCGTCTGGACTGTCTTCTGGCCATCGTCGACAAGCGTCGCGATCGTCCAGGCGAGTCCGAAGTGATGAACATCATCGGCGATGTCGAAGGCAAGGATTGTATTCTGATCGACGATATCGTCGATAGCGGCGGCACGCTCTGCAACGCGGCTGAAGCGATGCTGAACATGGGCGCAGCCAGCGTTACCGCCTATATTACCCATGGGGTGCTATCGGGAGGCGCCGTTACCCGCGTCACCTCCTCCAAACTGCGCGAATTGGTGATCACAGATTCCATCCAGCCGACCGTCGCGGTTCAATCGGCCCATAATATCCGGGTGTTGAGCACCGCCACCCTGCTTGGCGAAGCCATCAACCGCACCAGCGCCGAAGCCTCGGTTTCCAGCCTGTTCGATTAA
- a CDS encoding DUF779 domain-containing protein, protein MLDGEPRVVATQAAIDLIGEIRRDHPQILFHQSGGCCDGSSPMCYPVDDYIVGDTDVKLGEIDGVPFYIHQSQYEVWKHTQLIIDVVPGRGGMFSLDNGREKRFLTRSKLFGGEVCALPVR, encoded by the coding sequence ATTTTGGATGGTGAACCAAGGGTCGTCGCGACACAGGCGGCCATCGATTTGATCGGCGAGATCCGCCGGGATCATCCGCAGATCCTGTTTCATCAGTCCGGGGGCTGTTGTGATGGGTCATCGCCGATGTGTTACCCCGTGGATGATTATATCGTCGGGGATACCGATGTGAAGCTGGGCGAGATCGATGGCGTGCCCTTCTATATCCATCAGAGCCAGTATGAAGTCTGGAAACATACCCAGTTGATTATCGATGTCGTGCCGGGGCGAGGGGGCATGTTTTCGCTGGATAATGGCCGCGAAAAGCGCTTTTTGACCCGCTCGAAACTGTTCGGCGGTGAGGTCTGTGCCTTGCCTGTCCGGTAA
- the adh gene encoding aldehyde dehydrogenase, protein MNIQVQTTASTPFKLKYGNFIGGDWREPVGGRYFENTTPVTGGKLCDIARSDERDINLALDAAHAAKDKWGKTPVAERANMLNRIADRMESNLELLARAETWDNGKPLRETMAADIPLAVDHFRYFAACVRAQEGSIGEIDHDTVAYHFHEPLGVVGQIIPWNFPILMAAWKLAPALAAGNCVVLKPAEQTPASILVWAELIGDILPPGVLNIVNGFGLEAGKPLASSPRIAKIAFTGETSTGRLIMQYASQNLIPVTLELGGKSPNIFFEDVLREDDDYLDKALEGFAMFALNQGEVCTCPSRAIVHEKIYDRFMEKAIKRVEAIVQGDPLDMGTMIGAQASSEQLEKILSYMDIGRQEGAEILTGGHRNTLTGDLAGGYYVKPTVFKGHNKMRVFQEEIFGPVVSVTTFKDEAEALEIANDTLYGLGAGVWSRDANTCYRFGRNIQAGRVWTNCYHAYPAHAAFGGYKQSGIGRETHKMMLDHYQQTKNMLVSYSPKALGFF, encoded by the coding sequence ATGAACATTCAGGTTCAAACCACGGCAAGCACCCCGTTCAAGCTGAAATACGGCAATTTCATCGGTGGCGACTGGCGTGAGCCGGTGGGCGGTCGGTATTTTGAAAACACCACTCCGGTCACCGGTGGCAAGCTGTGCGATATCGCCCGCTCCGACGAGCGCGACATCAATCTGGCGCTGGACGCCGCCCATGCCGCCAAGGACAAATGGGGCAAGACCCCGGTTGCCGAGCGCGCCAATATGCTCAACCGCATTGCCGACCGGATGGAAAGCAATCTGGAGCTTCTGGCCCGGGCCGAAACCTGGGACAATGGCAAGCCGCTGCGTGAAACCATGGCTGCCGATATTCCGCTGGCCGTCGATCATTTCCGCTATTTTGCCGCCTGCGTGCGCGCTCAGGAAGGCTCGATTGGTGAGATTGACCACGATACGGTTGCCTATCATTTCCACGAGCCGCTTGGAGTCGTCGGCCAGATCATTCCCTGGAATTTTCCGATCCTGATGGCCGCCTGGAAGCTGGCACCCGCTCTTGCTGCCGGCAATTGCGTGGTGTTGAAGCCCGCCGAACAGACACCGGCATCGATTCTCGTCTGGGCCGAGTTGATCGGCGACATCCTGCCGCCCGGCGTGCTCAATATCGTCAACGGCTTTGGCCTGGAAGCTGGCAAGCCCCTGGCCTCCAGCCCGCGCATCGCCAAGATCGCCTTTACCGGCGAGACCTCGACGGGCCGGTTGATCATGCAATATGCCAGCCAGAATCTCATTCCGGTGACGCTGGAACTGGGTGGAAAATCGCCGAATATCTTCTTTGAGGATGTGCTGCGCGAAGATGACGATTATCTCGACAAGGCCCTGGAAGGCTTTGCGATGTTTGCCCTCAACCAGGGTGAAGTTTGCACCTGCCCCAGCCGGGCAATCGTCCATGAAAAGATCTATGACCGCTTCATGGAAAAGGCCATCAAGCGCGTCGAGGCCATCGTTCAAGGCGATCCGCTGGACATGGGCACGATGATCGGGGCGCAGGCCTCCAGCGAGCAGCTTGAAAAAATCCTGTCCTATATGGATATTGGTCGCCAGGAAGGCGCCGAAATCCTGACCGGCGGCCATCGCAATACCCTGACCGGCGATCTCGCGGGCGGCTATTACGTCAAGCCGACCGTGTTCAAGGGTCATAATAAGATGCGGGTGTTCCAGGAGGAAATCTTCGGCCCGGTCGTCTCTGTCACCACTTTCAAGGACGAGGCCGAGGCACTGGAAATCGCCAATGACACCCTCTATGGCCTGGGTGCGGGCGTCTGGAGCCGCGATGCCAATACATGCTACCGCTTCGGTCGCAATATCCAGGCCGGGCGCGTCTGGACCAATTGCTATCACGCCTATCCCGCCCACGCGGCCTTCGGTGGTTACAAGCAATCGGGCATTGGCCGCGAGACCCACAAGATGATGCTCGATCATTATCAGCAGACCAAGAACATGCTGGTGAGTTACAGCCCCAAAGCTCTCGGCTTCTTCTAA
- a CDS encoding helix-turn-helix domain-containing protein yields MSVGYKHADTVYSTALQGSKAASSPIAASWRRCLDVHGLDPEQAAMPRTLDAVAFREARQRMDHLIAASAEELDRLFSTVGRSGCCLVLADSHGVVLERRSAAGDDRDFHRLGLWQQTEWSEASVGTNGIGTALADERPVIIHRDQHFLSANIALSCTTAPIRDHRGQIAAALDISTCRHDVTDLSMTILAQAVRDAALRVEVNLFRMAFAGARIVMIPTVANPTALLAVDGDDLVLGATRAARLALQIDDQAIAAGLPAADALKEKRGEEGDDLHEAERAALRRVLSRTKGNVSQAAQLLGISRATLHRKMKRFNIH; encoded by the coding sequence ATGAGCGTCGGTTATAAACATGCCGATACGGTCTATTCGACGGCGTTACAGGGGTCTAAGGCGGCCAGTTCGCCGATTGCCGCGTCCTGGCGGCGTTGCCTTGATGTCCATGGGCTAGACCCTGAACAGGCGGCCATGCCGCGCACCCTGGATGCGGTGGCTTTCCGTGAAGCGCGCCAACGCATGGACCACCTGATCGCCGCCAGCGCCGAGGAGTTGGACCGGCTGTTTTCGACGGTCGGGCGTTCTGGCTGCTGCCTGGTGCTGGCCGATAGTCATGGCGTGGTGCTTGAGCGGCGCAGCGCGGCTGGCGACGACCGGGATTTTCACAGGCTTGGCCTTTGGCAGCAGACGGAATGGAGCGAGGCCAGCGTCGGCACCAATGGTATCGGCACGGCGCTGGCCGATGAGCGCCCGGTCATCATCCACCGCGACCAGCATTTTCTCTCGGCCAATATCGCACTGAGCTGCACCACGGCGCCGATCCGCGACCATCGTGGCCAGATTGCCGCCGCGCTCGACATTTCCACCTGCCGCCATGATGTGACGGATCTGTCGATGACCATTCTCGCCCAGGCGGTGCGCGATGCCGCACTCCGCGTCGAGGTCAACCTGTTTCGCATGGCGTTTGCGGGCGCGCGCATCGTCATGATCCCCACGGTTGCCAATCCCACGGCGCTGCTGGCCGTGGACGGTGACGATCTGGTGCTGGGCGCAACGCGGGCGGCGCGGCTGGCATTGCAGATCGACGATCAGGCGATCGCCGCCGGTCTGCCTGCCGCCGATGCCCTGAAGGAAAAGCGCGGGGAAGAGGGGGACGATCTGCATGAAGCCGAACGGGCGGCGCTGCGCCGGGTCCTGTCTCGTACCAAAGGCAATGTCTCCCAGGCAGCGCAATTGCTGGGCATCAGCCGGGCGACCCTGCATCGCAAGATGAAGCGTTTTAATATTCACTAA
- a CDS encoding 50S ribosomal protein L25/general stress protein Ctc — translation MSHASYELKAETRERVGKGSSRELRRNGLIPAVIYGDKQAPIAITLNTNEVTKRIHAGGFMTTVATIEVNGEKIRVLPKDYQLDPVRDFTMHIDFLRVSANSQVTVAVPVRFVNEEKSAIKTGAVLNIVRHDVELQVPANNIPEAITFDLEGLKIGDSVHISAVKLPSGVTPVITDRDFTIATLVAPDVDAADEEATEE, via the coding sequence ATGAGCCACGCATCTTACGAGCTCAAGGCCGAAACGCGCGAACGGGTTGGTAAGGGGTCCTCCCGTGAACTTCGCCGCAACGGTCTCATTCCCGCTGTCATCTATGGTGACAAGCAGGCTCCCATTGCCATCACCCTGAACACCAATGAAGTCACCAAGCGTATTCACGCTGGCGGTTTCATGACCACGGTGGCGACCATTGAAGTCAACGGCGAAAAGATCCGCGTCCTGCCCAAGGACTACCAGCTGGATCCGGTCCGCGACTTCACCATGCATATCGACTTCCTGCGCGTTTCCGCAAACAGCCAGGTCACGGTTGCCGTGCCTGTGCGTTTCGTCAATGAAGAGAAGTCCGCCATCAAGACCGGCGCTGTCCTCAACATCGTGCGCCACGACGTCGAGTTGCAGGTTCCGGCCAACAACATTCCAGAAGCCATCACCTTCGATCTGGAAGGCCTGAAGATCGGCGACAGCGTGCATATCTCTGCCGTCAAGCTGCCTTCTGGTGTGACCCCTGTCATCACCGACCGCGACTTCACCATCGCAACTCTCGTTGCTCCGGATGTTGACGCTGCCGACGAAGAAGCCACCGAAGAATAA